A genomic window from Arthrobacter sp. FW305-BF8 includes:
- a CDS encoding acyl-CoA dehydrogenase family protein has product MHTLTTGLDQLREQTRLLCASFPDEYWRETDLNRRYPQEFVDTLTEAGLLSALIPVEYGGLGVGLTEASVIMEEINKSGGHSAACHAQMYTMGALLRHGNAAQKQAYLPKIAAGALRLQAFSITEDKAGSDTTSIETAAVRDGDDFIITGHKSWTSRIEESDLLFVLARTSEKPEGKGTDKTHGLTLFLVDLRQVRAEQPDTLEVVKVRTMFNYATNQIFYRGMRVPASAVIGEVGKGFRYVIDGWNAERILLASEAIGDGYWFTQRGVEYANSREVFGRKIGRNQGVQFPITDAYMKVRAADMMRYEAARLFDAGEACGAEANMAKHLASEASWAAANACLDTHGGYGFVDEYDVERKFRETRMFQVAPVNNNMIKSFVATKVLGLPRSY; this is encoded by the coding sequence ATGCACACCCTCACCACCGGACTGGACCAGCTGCGCGAGCAGACCCGCCTTCTGTGCGCCAGCTTCCCGGACGAGTACTGGCGAGAGACGGACCTCAACCGCCGCTACCCGCAGGAGTTCGTGGACACCCTCACTGAGGCCGGCTTGCTCTCGGCGCTGATTCCCGTCGAGTACGGCGGCCTGGGCGTGGGGCTGACCGAGGCCAGCGTTATCATGGAGGAAATCAACAAATCTGGCGGCCACTCGGCGGCGTGCCACGCGCAGATGTACACCATGGGCGCCCTGCTCCGGCACGGCAACGCGGCCCAGAAGCAGGCGTACCTGCCCAAGATCGCTGCCGGCGCGCTAAGGCTGCAGGCCTTCTCCATTACCGAGGACAAGGCGGGCTCGGACACCACCAGCATTGAAACCGCGGCCGTACGCGACGGCGACGATTTCATCATCACCGGCCACAAGAGCTGGACCAGCCGGATCGAGGAATCCGACCTTCTCTTCGTCCTGGCCCGCACCTCCGAGAAGCCGGAAGGTAAGGGCACCGATAAGACCCATGGCCTGACGCTGTTCCTGGTGGATCTGCGCCAGGTCCGCGCAGAGCAGCCGGACACCCTCGAAGTTGTCAAGGTCCGTACGATGTTCAATTACGCCACCAACCAGATCTTCTACCGCGGCATGCGCGTCCCGGCGTCGGCCGTGATCGGCGAGGTGGGCAAGGGCTTCCGCTACGTCATCGACGGCTGGAACGCCGAACGCATCCTACTGGCTTCCGAAGCTATCGGGGACGGCTACTGGTTCACCCAGCGGGGCGTGGAGTATGCCAACAGCCGCGAGGTGTTCGGCCGGAAGATTGGCAGGAACCAGGGTGTGCAGTTCCCTATCACCGATGCATACATGAAGGTCCGTGCCGCGGACATGATGCGCTACGAAGCGGCACGGCTCTTCGACGCCGGCGAGGCGTGTGGCGCGGAGGCCAACATGGCTAAGCACCTGGCATCGGAGGCGAGCTGGGCGGCGGCGAATGCATGCCTTGACACCCACGGCGGCTACGGGTTCGTGGACGAGTACGACGTGGAACGGAAGTTCCGCGAGACACGCATGTTCCAAGTGGCGCCGGTCAACAACAACATGATCAAGAGCTTCGTTGCCACCAAGGTACTGGGGTTGCCCCGCTCTTACTAA
- a CDS encoding MaoC family dehydratase yields the protein MTEHATQTPAGEGRVVSGWTGRLFEDFSPGDIYYHPFGKTVTEADNQSFTLMTQNVAKTHVDRNFAKATEFSLPLVNSTFTLALVTGQSTIDLSMNVFANMGWDEVRMPNPVYEGDTIYSRSKVLATRESKSRPNLGLVTVATEGFNQDGKIIISYRRTFMVYRQGHLPGVESARPDESSLPQIGDAQ from the coding sequence ATGACCGAACATGCAACCCAGACGCCAGCCGGGGAAGGCCGTGTAGTAAGCGGCTGGACAGGCCGCTTGTTTGAAGACTTCTCGCCCGGTGACATCTACTACCACCCGTTCGGGAAGACCGTCACCGAGGCGGACAACCAGTCCTTCACGCTAATGACGCAGAACGTGGCCAAAACGCACGTGGACCGAAATTTCGCCAAAGCCACTGAGTTCAGCCTGCCGCTGGTCAACTCCACCTTCACGCTCGCGCTGGTCACAGGCCAATCGACCATCGATCTGTCCATGAACGTCTTCGCCAACATGGGCTGGGACGAGGTCCGCATGCCCAACCCCGTGTATGAAGGCGACACGATCTATTCGCGCTCCAAGGTCCTCGCCACCCGGGAATCGAAGTCCCGCCCGAACCTCGGCCTGGTGACCGTGGCCACCGAAGGCTTTAACCAGGACGGCAAGATCATCATCAGCTACCGCCGCACCTTCATGGTGTACAGGCAGGGCCATCTGCCCGGTGTTGAGTCTGCTCGCCCCGACGAGTCCAGCCTGCCTCAAATCGGAGACGCCCAATGA